The nucleotide sequence TGATTTGGATCATCCGGCAAAGCAGGTAACAGAGGCTCAATGTAATCGCCGGTTTTTGTATCAAGAATGCCAGCCAACAACTCACGATCCAGTTCAAATTCGCCAGATTCCGATACTTTAAATGTAAATACTTTTTTTCCTGTATTAAATTTAAGTACTTCTGATCCATCTTCCAGCTCTTCTTTATAGCCAGATATTTTATCGTCAGCAAATGCTGTATGGATGAATGACAGGCTCAGCGCTGGTATTAAAAGAGCCAATCGAAAGGCTGGTTTCATTGTAATTCCTCACCATTATTTTTCATCAAAAGGTCCATATACACTGGATCTGTAATATTGTTAGTTAATATCCAGAACAGCCAAGTATAGACCTCATTGACAAATGTGCTTTCGACCAGCGGGTTGGAATTCACCCTTAAAACATAAATTGATACTTATTCACTCTGGCTATACTAATAAATCCAAGGACAATAAAAGGATGTACCGTCATGAGTAAAAAGAAAGACGTCCTGGTACTTTGCAAAGACGATAAAGCCAGCATTAAAAGCCCTGTTGAAGAATATTTCGCCTATCAGCTTGATTTTGAAGCTTTCAGGAAATGGCGGGAAGGTAAGAATAAATGGCCAAATGGCATCATTATCAAAGGTACTGGAAAACCACTTTACAAAGGTGCTGTTTTTCCATTTACACAAAGTAAAGGCAAACCCGTTACCGCTGATTTAAGCGAATGGAAAGAATTTGCCAATAATTCTCCGGATTTAAACCCGAATCCAAGAGTCATTAATCCCGATTCTTTATAAATATTTATTTTTAAATTACAGCAGTTATAAAAAAGCCCGAATGCCTTTTAGCATTCGGGCTTTTTTATGGCGATGAGAAAGCTGCCTCATTCAATGCAGGAGCTGGGTGAGCTTCTTAAATCCCGACGGAATTAAGGCAGCCAGTCATCATCCACAATCCGCTCAAACGACCAGGGGCATTCCTCGGGAAAACTATTCTGGTTCAGTCGTTTCTTTTCAGAGCGAATGTATTTGTTCAGTTCCGCGACAGCCTTGTTTTTGGCACGGGGATACGCTGCCTGCAATACCCGGGCTGTTTTGTTTTTCAAATGCGGGTTTTTGCTGGTCAGCAGCTCGATTTCGGTTCTTGGGTTGTTGATACTGGGTATCCAGGTATGAATAACCTTATCCTGAATCCACGGGTCTTGCAGCACCCGCATCTGGTAATCGTACTTGAGCAGGTGCAGGAGCAGGATGATTAAATGGGATTCCAGCTCGTTGACTGCATCACCCATTCGTTGCTCCATTGCCTCAAGTAAATTCGGAATATCAAGCCTGTCAAATTGACCATTAGCCAGAAGGTGTCGTTGCTGGTTCAACCACTCTGGATAATCAGTATGGTAAAGGTTGTCCATAATTACGCCTCCGTTTGCACTCCACTTTAGACTCCCTTTTTTATTACCTCAACATCAAAGCAGCAAAAAACTGGCCGGTGAAAGCCCCGTAAATCTACGGGGCGTAACAGACGGCTAACCATCAGCCAGTATTCCGCATTCCGGCGGCTATACCTGCCACAGTAATCATCAGTGCCTGCTCCAGATTCTCACACTCTTTATCTTCCTCCAGGTGGCGGAGGCGATAGAGCAATTCAGCCTGCAGAACATTCAATGGATCAATGTAGGGGTTACGCAGCGTAATACCTTGCTTATTCATAGGATGAGCAGACATCAGATCACTGCCACCTTTCAGCTCAAGCACGCTGTTAATAGCACTGTCGAGAAGCATCCGCAGCTTATCACCAAGATGCTGCAGCCCCGTTGGCACCAGACGATCCTCATAATATTCAGCCAGCTTTGGGTCGGTCTTCATAAAGACCATTTCCAGCATTTCCAGACGCGCTTTGAAGAATGGCCACTGCTTCATCATTTCTTTCAGGGTATCGCTCTGCTTTTTATCCAGTGCATTCTTCAGTGCCACACCGCAACCCAGCCAGGTCGGCAGCATCAGACGAGTCTGAGTCCAGGCAAAAATCCATGGAATAGCACGCAGGCTCTCTACACCACCATCAGGCTTACGCTTGGCAGGGCGAGAGCCCAAAGGCAACTTGGCCAGCTCCTGTTCAGGGGTAACGGCCCGGAAGTAAGGCACAAACTCAGGTTCGCCCCGAACCATGCCTCGATAAACTTCCAGAGAGTCACGGGACAGCTGATCCATCATATCGCGCCAGCTCTGTTCAGGAGCCGGAGGTGGCAGCAAGGTGGCTTCCATAGTCGCACTGGCGTAAAGCATCAGGCTCTTTCTGGCCACATCCGGGAAACCAAACTTGAAACGAATCATCTCACCCTGTTCAGTAACACGCAGATGACCATTCACAGAACCCGGTGGCTGGGACAGAATCGCAGAGTGAGCCGGACCACCCCCACGACCAATGGTGCCGCCACGACCATGGAAAAAGGTCAGGTTTACATTGCGTTTCTTACACACCTCAGTGACTTCTTCCATGGCACGGTACTGCGCCCAGCCTGCAGCCATCCAGCCAGCATCTTTGGCGGAGTCTGAGTACCCGATCATGACCATCTGGCCATCGGCACTGTAACCACGGTACCAGGGCAAGCTCAGCAGTTTTTCGATACAGTCTGCCGCACCGTCCAGAGCCGTCAGTGTTTCAAACAGAGGCGAAATCGGCATTGGGAAATCAACACCGCACTCTTTCAACAGCAGCGCGACTGCCAGAACATCAGATGGGTTGTATGCCATGGATATCACGTAAGCTCGCAGGGCTTTTTCCCCTTCGCGGGCAATCACACGACAAGTATCAACAACCTCTTTCACATCCGGACTTGGCTGCCAGTTATTGGGCAGCAGTGGGCGAGGATTCTGCAGTTCACGCAGCAGGAAAGTCTGACGATCATTCTCATCCCAGCTGGCATAGTCGCCCATCCCCAGGGCGCGGGTCAGTTCGCTCAGAACTTCCGTGTGACGATCTGCTTCCTGACGGATATCCAGCTTGATCAGAGTCAGCCCAAAGCTGTGGGCGCGCCGGATCATATCCAGCAGAGGACCATCGGCAATCACACCCAGTCCCACCTCTTTCAGAGAGCGGTAGCACAATTCCAGAGGTTCAATCAGCTCCTGGTTGTCGGTCATGATGTCGGCAGCGTCAGCCATCTCTACCAGTGAACGCTCACACCAGCTGCGGGTATGACGCAGACGCTCACGCAGTTTCTTCAGAACCGCGCGGTAAGGCTCACGGCATACGCCCATTACCTGCTTCATCTCTTCGCTGCACGCGGTCATGGACAGCTCGCCAATCAGAGGCTTCAGGTCTCGCAGATACAGGTCAGCCGCCACCCAGCGACTCAGCAGCAATACTTCCTGGGTCACTTTGGAGGTCACAAACGGGTTACCGTCACGGTCCCCACCCATCCAGGAAGAGAAACGAACCGGTACGGCATCAATAGGCAGACGAATGCCGGTATGC is from Endozoicomonas gorgoniicola and encodes:
- the ppc gene encoding phosphoenolpyruvate carboxylase, whose product is MADSQASLRRNVNVLGSLLGQTIKDQHGEEFFNKIENIRQLAKAARAGNEEDREVLLDQLKGLSDDELVPVTRSFSHFLNLANLAEQFHGVSKECEEAFDVPDHFDELMVRLKDKGLTNEQIASSISQLDMELVLTAHPTEVSRRTLIQKQESIFECLTELENTCLSQRRKARLENRLQQLVSQAWHTLEFRTQRPTPIDEAKAGYATIEHSLWEAIPAFVRSMDERMEEHTGIRLPIDAVPVRFSSWMGGDRDGNPFVTSKVTQEVLLLSRWVAADLYLRDLKPLIGELSMTACSEEMKQVMGVCREPYRAVLKKLRERLRHTRSWCERSLVEMADAADIMTDNQELIEPLELCYRSLKEVGLGVIADGPLLDMIRRAHSFGLTLIKLDIRQEADRHTEVLSELTRALGMGDYASWDENDRQTFLLRELQNPRPLLPNNWQPSPDVKEVVDTCRVIAREGEKALRAYVISMAYNPSDVLAVALLLKECGVDFPMPISPLFETLTALDGAADCIEKLLSLPWYRGYSADGQMVMIGYSDSAKDAGWMAAGWAQYRAMEEVTEVCKKRNVNLTFFHGRGGTIGRGGGPAHSAILSQPPGSVNGHLRVTEQGEMIRFKFGFPDVARKSLMLYASATMEATLLPPPAPEQSWRDMMDQLSRDSLEVYRGMVRGEPEFVPYFRAVTPEQELAKLPLGSRPAKRKPDGGVESLRAIPWIFAWTQTRLMLPTWLGCGVALKNALDKKQSDTLKEMMKQWPFFKARLEMLEMVFMKTDPKLAEYYEDRLVPTGLQHLGDKLRMLLDSAINSVLELKGGSDLMSAHPMNKQGITLRNPYIDPLNVLQAELLYRLRHLEEDKECENLEQALMITVAGIAAGMRNTG
- a CDS encoding DUF29 domain-containing protein; its protein translation is MDNLYHTDYPEWLNQQRHLLANGQFDRLDIPNLLEAMEQRMGDAVNELESHLIILLLHLLKYDYQMRVLQDPWIQDKVIHTWIPSINNPRTEIELLTSKNPHLKNKTARVLQAAYPRAKNKAVAELNKYIRSEKKRLNQNSFPEECPWSFERIVDDDWLP